Proteins encoded in a region of the Equus asinus isolate D_3611 breed Donkey chromosome X, EquAss-T2T_v2, whole genome shotgun sequence genome:
- the SLC25A6 gene encoding ADP/ATP translocase 3, whose amino-acid sequence MTEQAISFAKDFLAGGIAAAISKTAVAPIERVKLLLQVQHASKQIAADKQYKGIVDCIVRIPREQGVLSFWRGNLANVIRYFPTQALNFAFKDKYKQIFLGGVDKHTQFWRYFAGNLASGGAAGATSLCFVYPLDFARTRLAADVGKSATEREFKGLGDCLVKITKSDGLRGLYQGFNVSVQGIIIYRAAYFGVYDTAKGMLPDPKNTHIVVSWMIAQTVTAVAGVVSYPFDTVRRRMMMQSGRKGADIMYKGTVDCWRKIFKDEGGKAFFKGAWSNVLRGMGGAFVLVLYDELKKVI is encoded by the exons ATGACGGAACAGGCCATCTCCTTCGCCAAGGACTTCCTGGCCGGAGGCATCGCCGCCGCCATCTCTAAGACGGCCGTGGCCCCGATCGAGCGGGTCAAGCTGCTGCTGCAG GTGCAGCACGCCAGTAAGCAGATCGCGGCCGACAAGCAGTACAAGGGCATCGTGGACTGCATCGTGCgcatccccagggagcagggcGTGCTGTCCTTCTGGAGGGGCAACCTGGCCAACGTGATCCGTTACTTCCCCACGCAAGCCCTCAACTTCGCCTTCAAGGATAAGTACAAGCAGATCTTTCTGGGCGGCGTGGACAAGCACACGCAGTTCTGGAGGTATTTCGCCGGCAACCTGGCGTCCGGAGGGGCGGCCGGAGCCACGTCCCTCTGCTTCGTGTACCCCCTGGATTTCGCCCGGACCCGCCTGGCGGCCGACGTGGGAAAGTCGGCCACGGAGCGCGAATTCAAAGGCCTGGGAGACTGTCTGGTGAAGATTACCAAGTCTGACGGCCTCCGGGGCCTGTACCAGGGCTTCAATGTCTCCGTGCAGGGCATCATCATCTACCGGGCCGCCTACTTTGGCGTGTACGACACGGCCAAGG GCATGCTGCCCGACCCCAAGAACACCCACATCGTGGTGAGCTGGATGATCGCGCAGACGGTGACGGCCGTGGCGGGCGTGGTCTCCTACCCCTTCGACACCGTGCGCCGGCGGATGATGATGCAGTCGGGGCGCAAAGGAG ccGACATCATGTACAAGGGGACCGTCGACTGCTGGCGGAAGATCTTCAAGGACGAGGGGGGCAAGGCCTTCTTCAAGGGCGCCTGGTCCAACGTGCTCAGGGGCATGGGGGGCGCCTTCGTGCTGGTCCTGTACGACGAGCTGAAGAAGGTCATCTAG